One genomic segment of Rivularia sp. PCC 7116 includes these proteins:
- the ylqF gene encoding ribosome biogenesis GTPase YlqF: MSITHNYKLNIIQWYPGHIAKAERQLKEQLKLVDVVLEVRDARIPSSTHHPQVSEWIGDKARLLIINRLDMISSEARELWTDYFRANNEVPIFTNAKQGKGVNGVAKAAQSAGSQVNERRKEREMLPRPIRAVVIGFPNVGKSALINRLLGKRVVQSAARPGVTRSLRWVRISKELNLLDAPGVIPLKLENQEAALKLAICDDIGEASYDNQKVAAAFVDIVGEMQETAPQILPENPFLLRYKLESTSYTGEEYLFALAEHKYQGDVERSARTILTDYRKGNLGQFPLEVPESIDS; the protein is encoded by the coding sequence ATGTCTATAACCCATAACTATAAATTAAATATAATTCAATGGTATCCCGGTCATATAGCTAAAGCCGAAAGACAGCTAAAAGAACAACTGAAATTAGTTGATGTTGTTTTAGAAGTTCGAGATGCTCGGATTCCCTCATCAACTCACCATCCCCAAGTATCTGAGTGGATAGGAGATAAAGCCAGGTTATTAATAATCAATCGGTTAGATATGATTTCATCTGAAGCCAGGGAATTATGGACGGATTATTTTAGAGCTAATAACGAAGTTCCCATTTTTACCAATGCCAAACAAGGAAAAGGGGTAAATGGAGTTGCTAAAGCAGCACAATCTGCTGGCAGTCAAGTTAACGAAAGACGTAAAGAAAGGGAAATGTTACCTCGTCCTATACGTGCTGTAGTAATTGGTTTCCCTAATGTGGGAAAATCAGCTTTGATCAACCGGCTATTGGGTAAACGTGTTGTACAAAGTGCGGCTCGCCCTGGTGTAACTCGTTCTTTGAGATGGGTAAGAATCTCCAAGGAATTAAACTTATTAGATGCTCCCGGTGTAATTCCGCTCAAGTTAGAAAATCAGGAAGCAGCATTAAAATTAGCAATTTGCGACGATATTGGAGAAGCATCCTATGATAATCAAAAAGTAGCAGCAGCATTCGTAGATATAGTGGGAGAAATGCAGGAAACTGCTCCCCAAATATTGCCTGAAAATCCATTTTTATTGCGCTACAAGCTCGAATCAACATCCTATACCGGAGAAGAATATTTATTCGCTTTAGCCGAACATAAATATCAAGGTGATGTAGAGCGTAGTGCAAGAACTATTTTAACCGACTATCGCAAAGGAAATCTGGGTCAATTTCCTTTAGAAGTACCGGAATCAATTGACAGTTAA
- a CDS encoding glyoxalase/bleomycin resistance/dioxygenase family protein, translating to MFFQCAEAFVTIATNNFSELVDFYIQFLSQKPSNYIPNVYAQFQLSGLKIAIFKPKESHLAEFNDSFKSSMSLCLEVKDLETVMSHLENLGHPPFHEITNASHGREVYAYDIDGNRIILHQSHAKGKF from the coding sequence ATGTTTTTTCAATGCGCGGAAGCTTTTGTCACTATTGCTACAAATAACTTTTCAGAACTGGTAGATTTCTACATTCAATTCCTCAGTCAAAAACCGAGTAATTATATTCCAAATGTCTACGCTCAATTTCAGCTTTCAGGATTAAAAATAGCTATTTTTAAACCAAAAGAATCTCACCTGGCTGAGTTCAATGATTCTTTTAAAAGCAGCATGAGTTTGTGTTTGGAGGTTAAAGATTTAGAAACTGTTATGTCTCATCTCGAAAACTTAGGTCATCCTCCCTTTCACGAAATTACCAACGCCTCTCACGGTAGAGAAGTTTATGCTTATGACATTGATGGCAATCGCATTATTTTGCATCAGTCCCATGCAAAAGGTAAATTTTAA
- a CDS encoding VanZ family protein produces MNQDNSTESKTSIFLILVITSVVIVLAATLYPFNFALPDSISKRELVNSFDNNSFFNDQVNNVLLFLPLGFGLTGLLQKRKVKLVWQIFAAFLASAALSSTVELLQILVPSRTPTPADIFNNSFGGFFGLICFYIWNSRSFKAILHRIETSRASNSISKITLFFTGYVILTFLITIPWQATTNLTGWNPSFPLIVGNERTANRGWEGYISQLNIANQAFSQNQVKQLFLPNNSFENLGNSAIAAYEFKGKAPYQDRIGKQPDLLWNGESAIQNEQGVFISSNNWLKTATPVTSLSKSISKASEFTISTTLATNKTEQVGPARIISLSNDSFRRNFTLGQQGSDLVFRLRTPLTGANASDVKLEVPGVFSDIQPHQIVITYSKSSLIIYVDSISNIHTLNLLDLIPKEKRFFYYGITFIPFGLCLALLTTLAKRKINFYRLLLPAGILLPSLILEGILVQESGKSISPKNIFLGILFTAGTMFILKARTGTVISEQSTVNSQQ; encoded by the coding sequence ATGAATCAAGATAATTCAACTGAATCTAAAACTTCTATTTTTTTAATTTTAGTAATTACAAGCGTAGTAATAGTCTTAGCTGCGACATTATATCCGTTTAATTTCGCATTACCAGATAGTATCTCTAAACGAGAATTAGTGAATAGTTTTGACAACAACAGTTTCTTTAATGACCAGGTAAACAACGTTTTACTATTTTTGCCTTTAGGATTTGGCTTGACGGGTTTGCTGCAAAAGCGAAAAGTGAAATTGGTTTGGCAGATTTTCGCAGCATTTTTAGCCAGTGCCGCTTTATCTTCAACGGTAGAATTGCTGCAAATTCTGGTACCTTCAAGAACTCCAACACCCGCCGATATTTTTAACAATAGCTTTGGTGGCTTTTTCGGGCTGATTTGCTTTTATATTTGGAATTCTCGAAGCTTTAAAGCAATATTGCATAGAATAGAAACTAGTAGAGCAAGTAATTCCATCAGCAAGATTACCTTGTTCTTTACTGGTTATGTGATTCTGACATTTTTAATTACAATTCCCTGGCAAGCTACAACCAATTTAACTGGCTGGAATCCGAGTTTTCCATTGATCGTCGGTAACGAAAGAACAGCTAATAGAGGATGGGAAGGTTATATATCGCAACTCAATATTGCTAATCAAGCTTTTTCTCAGAATCAAGTAAAGCAATTATTTTTGCCGAATAATAGTTTTGAAAATCTCGGAAATTCTGCAATTGCTGCTTATGAGTTTAAAGGAAAAGCACCATATCAAGACAGAATTGGAAAACAACCAGACTTATTATGGAATGGAGAATCAGCAATCCAAAATGAACAAGGAGTATTTATAAGTTCAAATAACTGGCTAAAAACAGCAACACCAGTCACATCTTTAAGCAAAAGTATAAGTAAAGCTTCCGAATTTACTATTAGCACTACTCTGGCTACTAATAAAACAGAACAAGTTGGTCCAGCAAGAATTATTTCTCTTTCTAATGATTCTTTTCGTCGTAACTTTACCTTGGGACAACAAGGAAGTGATTTAGTCTTTAGGCTGAGAACTCCCCTCACAGGAGCCAACGCTTCCGATGTAAAATTAGAAGTGCCCGGTGTATTTAGCGATATCCAACCACATCAAATAGTTATCACTTATTCCAAATCATCGTTAATAATTTATGTAGACAGCATTAGCAACATTCATACCTTAAACTTACTCGACTTAATACCCAAAGAAAAAAGATTTTTCTATTACGGAATCACATTTATTCCGTTTGGCTTATGTTTAGCGTTGCTTACAACATTAGCCAAAAGAAAAATCAACTTTTACCGTTTGTTACTTCCCGCCGGGATATTATTACCTTCTTTGATATTAGAAGGAATTCTCGTACAAGAAAGCGGTAAAAGTATCAGCCCCAAAAATATCTTTTTGGGAATCTTATTTACAGCCGGTACAATGTTTATATTGAAAGCGAGAACGGGAACAGTTATCAGTGAACAGTCAACAGTCAACAGTCAACAGTGA